A single Anopheles maculipalpis chromosome 3RL, idAnoMacuDA_375_x, whole genome shotgun sequence DNA region contains:
- the LOC126565673 gene encoding uncharacterized protein LOC126565673 yields the protein MSWVFHLLWMFLVLMLFFIVLRRIYYFGLQVHRPAAATSRTQTSQRFAVFTIYQNELRPTGPQQQPSERSQPPAYPEPPPPPKYDEVIKSPDLFQKPPPYTATAEA from the exons ATGTCCTGGGTGTTTCATCTGCTGTGGATGTTTctggtgctgatgctgtttTTCATCGTTCTG CGCCGGATATATTACTTTGGACTGCAAGTGCAtcgaccagcagcagccacatcgCGCACTC AAACTTCCCAACGCTTCGCAGTTTTCACCATTTATCAGAACGAACTACGACCAACAGGGCCACAACAACAGCCATCGGAACGTAGTCAACCTCCTGCAT ATCCTgaaccaccacctccaccaaaGTATGACGAAGTGATAAAATCACCGGACTTGTTccaaaaaccaccaccatACACAGCGACTGCTGAAGCATAA